Proteins encoded within one genomic window of Balaenoptera musculus isolate JJ_BM4_2016_0621 chromosome 12, mBalMus1.pri.v3, whole genome shotgun sequence:
- the LOC118904979 gene encoding LOW QUALITY PROTEIN: trace amine-associated receptor 2-like (The sequence of the model RefSeq protein was modified relative to this genomic sequence to represent the inferred CDS: inserted 1 base in 1 codon; substituted 2 bases at 2 genomic stop codons), with translation MALTEAEDLLVYLLVTGQVCGSCPENERPLGVRAALYSLMAEAIFITVFGNIAMILSISYFKQLHTPTNFRILSMAVTDFLLGFTIMPYSMIRSVENCWYFGLMFCKIHYSFDLMLRITSIFHLCSVAVDRFYXCYPLRYSTKMTIPVIKQLLVLCWSVPGAFAFGVVFLEAFADGIEGYDILVTCSSSCPVMFNKLWGTTLFMAGFFAPGSVMVGIYGKIFAVSRKYAXAINNLPENQNNQMKKEKKAAQTSGIVMGFFXLCWFPSFFTILLDPVLNFSTPVVLFDALTWFGYFNSTCNPLIYGFFYPWFRRALKYILLGKIFSSHFHDTNLFIEKEIE, from the exons ATGGCGCTCACAGAGGCTGAGGATTTATTGGTTTATCTGTTAGTAACTGGTCAGGTCTG TGGATCTTGTCCAGAAAATGAAAGGCCACTGGGTGTCCGAGCTGCCCTGTATTCACTTATGGCCGAAGCCATATTCATCACGGTGTTTGGCAATATTGCCATGATCCTTTCCATTTCCTACTTCAAGCAGCTTCACACACCAACCAACTTCCGCATCCTCTCCATGGCAGTCACTGACTTCCTCCTGGGATTCACCATCATGCCATATAGTATGATCAGATCAGTGGAGAATTGTTGGTATTTTGGGCTTATGTTTTGCAAGATTCATTATAGTTTTGACCTGATGCTTAGAATAACGTCCATTTTCCATCTTTGTTCGGTGGCCGTTGATAGATTTT GCTGTTACCCTTTACGGTATTCCACCAAAATGACAATTCCAGTCATTAAACAGTTGCTAGTTCTCTGCTGGTCAGTCCCCGGGGCATTTGCCTTCGGGGTGGTCTTCTTGGAGGCCTTTGCTGATGGAATAGAAGGCTATGATATCTTGGTCACTTGCTCTAGTTCCTGCCCAGTGATGTTCAACAAGCTATGGGGCACCACCTTGTTTATGGCAGGTTTCTTTGCTCCTGGGTCTGTGATGGTTGGGATTTATGGGAAAATTTTTGCAGTATCCAGAAAATATGCTTGAGCAATCAATAACTTGCcagaaaatcaaaataatcaaatgaagaaagagaagaaagcagcCCAAACTTCAGGGATAgtgatgggttttttttaattatgttggTTTCCCTCTTTCTTCACAATTTTATTGGATCCCGTTCTGAACTTCTCTACTCCTGTAGTTTTGTTTGATGCTTTGACGTGGTTTGGCTATTTTAACTCCACATGTAATCCCTTAATATATGGTTTCTTCTATCCCTGGTTTCGCAGAGCACTGAAGTACATTTTGCTAGGTAAAATTTTCAGCTCACATTTCCATGATACTAATTtgtttattgaaaaagaaattgaatag
- the LOC118904955 gene encoding trace amine-associated receptor 1 — translation MMSFCHNIINISCVKTSWSNDVRASLYSLMVFIILTTVVGNLIVIISISHFKQLHTPTNWLIHSMATVDFLLGCLVMPYSMVRSVEHCWYFGEVFCKIHTSTDIMLSSASIFHLSFISIDRYYAVCDPLRYKTKINILVIFVMIFISWSIPALFAFGMIFLELNFKGAEEMYYKHIHCIGSCSVFFSKTSGVLAFMTSFYIPGSIMICIYCRIYFIAKGQARSINDANQKFRIGLEEKNGISRSKERKATKTLGIVMGVFLTCWCPFFVCTVMDPFLDYTIPPILNDALIWFGYLNSTLNPMVYAFFYPWFRRALKMILFGKIFQKDSSRCKLFLELNS, via the coding sequence ATGATGTCCTTTTGCCACAATATAATTAATATCTCCTGTGTGAAAACCAGCTGGTCGAATGATGTCCGTGCTTCCCTGTACAGTTTAATGGTGTTCATAATTCTGACCACAGTGGTTGGCAATCTAATAGTTATTATTTCTATATCACACTTCAAGCAACTTCATACCCCAACTAATTGGCTCATTCATTCCATGGCCACTGTGGACTTTCTGCTGGGGTGCCTGGTCATGCCTTATAGTATGGTGAGATCCGTTGAGCACTGCTGGTATTTTGGAGAAGTCTTCTGTAAAATTCACACCAGCACTGATATTATGCTGAGCTCAGCATCAATTTTTCATTTATCCTTCATTTCCATTGACCGCTACTATGCTGTGTGTGACCCACTGAGATACAAAACTAAGATCAACATCTTGGTTATTTTTGTGATGATCTTCATTAGTTGGAGTATTCCTGCTCTTTTTGCATTTGGAATGATCTTTCTGGAGCTAAACTTCAAAGGAGCTGAAGAGATGTATTACAAACACATTCACTGCATAGGGAGTTGCTCTGTCTTCTTCAGCAAAACATCTGGGGTTCTGGCCTTTATGACTTCTTTCTATATACCTGGCTCTATTATGATATGCATCTATTGTAGAATATATTTCATAGCGAAAGGGCAGGCAAGATCAATTAATGATGCAAATCAGAAGTTTCGAATTGGgttggaagagaaaaatggaatttcacgaagcaaagaaaggaaagctaCAAAGACTTTAGGGATTGTGATGGGAGTTTTCTTAACATGCTGGTGTCCTTTCTTTGTCTGCACGGTCATGGATCCTTTCCTGGACTATACTATTCCACCCATCCTGAACGATGCATTGATTTGGTTTGGCTACTTGAATTCCACTTTAAATCCAATGGTTTATGCATTTTTCTATCCCTGGTTCAGAAGAGCACTGAAGATGATTCTATTtggtaaaattttccaaaaagatTCATCTAGATGTaagttatttttagaattaaattcaTAG